The following are encoded in a window of Salinigranum halophilum genomic DNA:
- a CDS encoding RNA 2'-phosphotransferase, with the protein MTAPIATCPDHGTYFEHACPVCGAAGDRVLSGARRTRLSKFLSGALRHFPDDVGLSLDASGWASYPAVVETVTGRYDWAGKREVDAVLVTDPKGRFETASHGTGREVRAAYGHSVAVDLDDGGEGGADDIPDTLYHGTAPRALDAILAEGLRPMGRQTVHLSGSRETAREVGRRHADGAPVVFSVDARALVDDGFDVRTRGTDTYTVARVPPRYLSRDETA; encoded by the coding sequence ATGACAGCACCCATCGCGACCTGTCCCGACCACGGGACGTACTTCGAGCACGCGTGTCCAGTCTGCGGAGCGGCGGGCGACCGGGTGCTCTCCGGCGCTCGCCGAACCCGGCTCTCGAAGTTCCTCTCCGGCGCGCTCAGACACTTCCCCGACGACGTCGGCCTCTCGCTCGACGCGTCGGGGTGGGCGTCCTATCCGGCGGTCGTCGAGACCGTCACGGGTCGGTACGACTGGGCCGGCAAACGGGAGGTAGACGCGGTCCTCGTGACTGACCCGAAGGGACGGTTCGAGACCGCTTCCCACGGAACTGGGCGGGAGGTGCGGGCGGCGTACGGTCACTCGGTCGCCGTCGACCTCGACGACGGAGGCGAAGGAGGGGCAGACGACATCCCGGACACGCTCTACCACGGAACCGCGCCGCGGGCCCTCGACGCGATTCTCGCGGAGGGACTGCGCCCGATGGGTCGACAGACGGTCCACCTCTCTGGGAGCCGTGAGACCGCCCGAGAGGTCGGGCGACGACACGCCGATGGTGCGCCGGTCGTCTTCAGTGTCGACGCGCGTGCCCTCGTCGACGACGGGTTCGACGTCCGAACGCGTGGGACGGACACCTACACGGTCGCGCGGGTCCCGCCCCGGTATCTCTCTCGCGACGAGACCGCGTGA
- the pepF gene encoding oligoendopeptidase F, which translates to MSSVPERSEIAAEYKWDLDSIYTSDEEWEAAFAAVKERVPELREFEGQVTEDGETLLAVLELEEEVMRELSKVVSYANLRSAEDTRNQEFQALSARAQSLSAEASSAASYVEPELQALSREEVAALVEDEPGLEAYEHYLDDVLRMKPHTRSTEVEELLADLSEVTGAASDVYSMLTNADMEFPTVENPEGEAVEITQANFTKLQKHPDRYFRRRVHEEFYDRWADVRNTVGTALKNSVTKDVKMANVRGYDTARAAALNGPNVPVEVYDTLLETVRKHLHHLHYHAELKRDAHGLDDLRMWDLYVSLTGEESPTVEYDQAVEYITEAVAPLGSEYRERMAEGLHSRWVDVYENRGKRSGAFSAGTYDTQPFIMMNYQDDIESMFTLAHELGHSMHSELANESQPWQYASYEIFTAEVASTVNETLLTHHLLDTVDDDQFRMHVLDQYLERFRSTLYRQTMFADFELQIHEVVEADGALTPDRLDSMYGELKSEFYEPAVADERIEREWMRIPHFYYNFYVYQYATGISAAVAIVERILDEGEPAAAEYREALRLGGRKYPLEVLQTAGVDLTDPEPIERALAVYGDYLDQAASLL; encoded by the coding sequence ATGAGTTCGGTTCCCGAACGGTCGGAGATCGCGGCGGAGTACAAGTGGGACCTCGACTCCATCTACACGTCGGACGAGGAGTGGGAGGCGGCCTTCGCAGCGGTCAAAGAGCGCGTTCCAGAGCTGCGGGAGTTCGAGGGGCAGGTCACCGAGGACGGCGAGACGCTGCTGGCCGTGCTGGAACTCGAAGAGGAGGTGATGCGCGAGCTGTCGAAGGTGGTCTCCTACGCGAACCTCCGGTCGGCGGAGGACACACGGAACCAGGAGTTCCAGGCACTCTCCGCCAGAGCGCAGTCGCTCTCCGCCGAGGCGAGCAGCGCGGCGTCGTACGTCGAGCCCGAACTCCAGGCACTCTCCCGCGAGGAGGTGGCTGCCCTCGTCGAGGACGAACCCGGTCTGGAGGCGTATGAACACTACCTCGACGACGTGTTGCGGATGAAGCCCCACACCCGCTCGACGGAGGTCGAAGAGCTCCTCGCGGACCTCTCGGAGGTGACGGGCGCGGCGAGTGACGTCTACTCGATGCTCACCAACGCGGACATGGAGTTCCCGACGGTGGAGAACCCCGAGGGCGAGGCTGTCGAGATCACTCAGGCGAACTTCACCAAACTGCAGAAACACCCCGACCGCTACTTCCGACGACGGGTCCACGAGGAGTTCTACGACCGGTGGGCCGACGTCCGAAACACCGTCGGCACGGCGCTCAAGAACAGCGTCACGAAGGACGTCAAGATGGCGAACGTCCGCGGATACGACACCGCCCGCGCGGCCGCGCTGAACGGGCCGAACGTCCCCGTCGAGGTGTACGACACCTTGCTGGAGACGGTCCGCAAGCACCTGCATCACCTCCACTATCACGCCGAACTGAAGCGCGACGCCCACGGCCTCGACGACCTGCGGATGTGGGACCTCTACGTCTCGCTCACGGGCGAGGAGTCGCCAACCGTCGAATACGACCAGGCGGTCGAGTACATCACCGAGGCCGTCGCCCCCCTGGGAAGCGAGTATCGAGAACGGATGGCCGAAGGGCTCCACTCGCGGTGGGTCGACGTCTACGAGAACCGGGGGAAGCGCTCGGGCGCGTTCTCGGCGGGGACGTACGACACCCAGCCGTTCATCATGATGAACTACCAGGACGACATCGAGTCGATGTTCACCCTGGCGCACGAGCTGGGTCACTCGATGCACTCGGAGCTCGCGAACGAGAGCCAGCCCTGGCAGTACGCGAGCTACGAGATCTTCACCGCGGAGGTCGCCTCGACGGTGAACGAGACGCTCCTCACGCACCATCTTCTCGACACTGTCGACGACGACCAGTTCCGGATGCACGTCCTCGACCAGTACCTCGAGCGCTTCCGGTCGACGCTCTACCGGCAGACGATGTTCGCCGACTTCGAGCTGCAGATCCACGAGGTCGTCGAGGCGGACGGCGCGCTCACCCCCGACCGGCTCGATTCGATGTACGGCGAGTTGAAATCGGAGTTCTACGAGCCCGCCGTCGCCGACGAGCGCATCGAGCGCGAGTGGATGCGGATTCCGCACTTCTACTACAACTTCTACGTCTACCAGTACGCGACGGGCATCTCGGCGGCGGTGGCCATCGTCGAGCGCATCCTCGACGAGGGTGAACCGGCGGCCGCCGAGTACCGCGAGGCGCTGCGACTGGGCGGTCGGAAGTACCCGCTCGAGGTGCTCCAGACCGCGGGTGTCGACCTGACCGACCCCGAGCCCATCGAGCGCGCGCTCGCGGTGTACGGCGACTACCTCGACCAGGCCGCGTCGCTGCTCTGA
- the pan2 gene encoding proteasome-activating nucleotidase Pan2 codes for MSRSPSLPERPHLDLDPEMSDGERLSAIKQHYQRMQSVNEELESRLAEADEETESLKDEVDQLKRRNETLKSSSLYVATVEEQNDDGVIIKQHGNNQEVLTEVSPRLDAEVAAGDRVAINDSFAIQTLLSDETDARAQAMEIDASPDVTYDDIGGIDDQVREVREAVEDPLERPEMFREVGIDPPAGVLLHGPPGTGKTMLAKAVANHTDATFIKMAGSELVRKFIGEGSRLVRDLFELANEREPAVIFIDEIDAVASKRTDSKTSGDAEVQRTMMQLLNEMDGFDERGEIRIIAATNRFDMLDEAILRPGRFDRLIEVPNPDPEGRARILEIHTRDMQLADDVDTDAVATDLDGYSGADIASLATEAGMFAIRDGRTEVSHADFVAATEKLAEDDNVEIPGLDYQY; via the coding sequence ATGTCACGGAGTCCGTCGTTACCCGAGCGTCCGCACCTCGATCTGGACCCGGAGATGTCCGATGGGGAGCGGCTCTCGGCGATCAAACAGCACTACCAGCGGATGCAGTCGGTCAACGAGGAGCTCGAATCGCGCCTCGCAGAGGCCGACGAGGAGACCGAGTCGCTCAAAGACGAGGTCGACCAGCTCAAGCGCCGCAACGAGACGCTCAAGTCGTCGTCACTGTACGTCGCGACGGTCGAAGAGCAGAACGACGACGGCGTCATCATCAAACAACACGGCAACAACCAGGAGGTCCTGACGGAGGTGTCGCCGCGGCTCGACGCAGAGGTAGCCGCCGGCGACCGCGTCGCCATCAACGACTCGTTCGCCATCCAGACGCTCCTCTCGGACGAGACCGACGCCCGCGCGCAGGCGATGGAAATCGACGCCTCGCCCGACGTCACCTACGACGACATCGGTGGCATCGACGACCAGGTCCGCGAGGTGCGCGAGGCCGTCGAAGACCCCCTCGAACGGCCCGAGATGTTTCGGGAGGTCGGCATCGACCCGCCCGCCGGCGTGTTGCTCCACGGTCCGCCGGGGACGGGCAAGACGATGCTCGCGAAGGCCGTCGCCAACCACACGGACGCGACGTTCATCAAGATGGCCGGCTCCGAACTCGTGCGCAAGTTCATCGGCGAGGGGTCGCGACTGGTCCGAGACCTCTTCGAACTCGCGAACGAGCGCGAACCCGCCGTCATCTTCATCGACGAGATCGACGCCGTCGCCTCGAAGCGGACCGACTCGAAGACGTCGGGCGACGCGGAGGTCCAGCGGACGATGATGCAGCTCCTGAACGAGATGGACGGCTTCGACGAACGCGGCGAGATCCGCATCATCGCCGCCACCAACCGCTTCGACATGCTCGACGAGGCCATCCTCCGGCCGGGGCGGTTCGACCGCCTCATCGAGGTCCCGAACCCCGACCCCGAGGGACGCGCGCGGATTCTCGAGATTCACACGCGCGACATGCAGTTGGCCGACGACGTCGACACCGACGCCGTCGCCACCGACCTCGACGGCTACAGCGGCGCCGACATCGCCTCGCTCGCGACCGAGGCCGGCATGTTCGCCATCCGCGACGGACGCACGGAGGTCAGCCACGCCGACTTCGTCGCCGCGACCGAGAAGCTCGCCGAGGACGACAACGTCGAGATTCCGGGCCTCGACTACCAGTACTGA
- a CDS encoding pyruvoyl-dependent arginine decarboxylase → MSTIYVVRGVASARTAMASYDAALADANVHNYNLVSVSSVIPAEATVDVVETAPDLGPAGNRLTVVESRATARTGTAERVCAGVGWATGPGPGLFYEASGDDPEAVRTTVERGLEDGRELREWSFDAEDVALATGDVSATTEYTTAVVLAVYGESEPIL, encoded by the coding sequence ATGAGCACCATCTACGTCGTCCGCGGTGTCGCCAGCGCTCGGACGGCGATGGCCTCCTACGACGCGGCGCTCGCGGACGCTAACGTCCACAACTACAACCTCGTCAGCGTCTCCTCGGTCATCCCGGCCGAGGCGACGGTCGACGTGGTCGAGACGGCCCCCGACCTGGGCCCCGCAGGTAACCGACTCACCGTGGTCGAGTCGCGCGCGACCGCTCGGACGGGGACCGCAGAGCGGGTCTGTGCGGGCGTCGGCTGGGCCACCGGCCCCGGCCCCGGACTCTTCTACGAGGCCTCGGGCGACGACCCCGAGGCGGTCCGAACGACCGTCGAGCGCGGACTCGAAGACGGGAGAGAACTCCGCGAGTGGTCGTTCGACGCCGAGGACGTCGCCCTCGCGACCGGCGACGTCTCCGCGACGACCGAGTACACGACGGCGGTCGTCCTCGCCGTCTACGGCGAGAGCGAGCCCATCCTGTAG
- a CDS encoding DUF5811 family protein — protein sequence MNGNNPYAGAPGVVGAGQPSADIEELSAAELRQLREAVAGIVAQTRTYLPDSYAIGSELSNGSNGPRATVAVHPPVGHPVSAGLTPDADDLASGLSSEECTEVARGLAASAAFQVMSTVGDDLTPTAR from the coding sequence ATGAACGGAAACAACCCATACGCGGGTGCGCCCGGCGTGGTCGGTGCGGGCCAGCCGTCCGCCGACATCGAGGAGCTCTCCGCCGCGGAACTCCGGCAGCTTCGCGAGGCCGTCGCCGGCATCGTCGCGCAGACGCGGACGTATCTGCCCGACAGCTACGCCATCGGGTCGGAACTGTCGAACGGCTCGAACGGGCCGCGGGCGACTGTCGCCGTTCACCCACCGGTGGGCCACCCGGTTAGCGCCGGACTCACCCCCGACGCCGACGACCTCGCGTCGGGACTCTCCTCGGAGGAGTGTACCGAGGTCGCCCGCGGCCTCGCCGCGTCGGCCGCCTTCCAGGTGATGTCGACGGTCGGTGACGACCTGACGCCGACCGCACGGTAG
- the infB gene encoding translation initiation factor IF-2 — protein MSESDTTPTTLRTPIVAVLGHVDHGKTSLLDTIRGSAVSEGEAGAITQHIGATAVPLETISGMAGSLVDPDDFDLPGLLFIDTPGHHSFSTLRSRGGALADIAIVVVDVNDGFQPQTVEAIDILKRTGTPFVVAANKIDTTPGWNPQEGAPIQQTYEAQSSRARSMLDENLYEIIGDLSDNGFSADLYWRVQNFQKNVGVVPSSAMTKEGIPDLLAVLMGLSQRYMKEEMQIDVTGPGAGTVLEVKDERGFGTTLDVVLYDGTVREGETIVVGGKNDPIVTEVRALLRPRPNAEIRTEKRFERVDEVTAASGVKIAAPDLEDAMAGAPVRVVRDRPVDEVIAEVKRELAEIEVETAEEGVVVKADTLGSLEAMANALDEAEVPILRAEVGDVAPRDVAVASTANEEKHEVILAFNVDVLNNAREELDKTGVKLFDDDVIYQLVEEYEEYVDEMQRAQQENVLDKIIRPCRFRVLEDHVFRQSNPAVVGVEVMSGTLKNNQYVVKWEGNEPTRVGQLNGIQEQGEDVSEVRAGKRVSVAIDGPTVGRQIDEGDELWVMLPEKHAKILEQELSSDIPADELEALQSYLDKHRRRDPFWGK, from the coding sequence ATGTCTGAATCCGACACCACACCCACCACACTCCGAACCCCCATCGTCGCCGTCCTCGGTCACGTCGACCACGGCAAGACGAGTCTGCTCGACACGATCCGCGGGTCGGCCGTCTCTGAGGGCGAGGCGGGAGCCATCACGCAGCACATCGGGGCCACGGCGGTCCCGCTCGAAACTATCTCCGGGATGGCCGGGAGTCTCGTCGACCCCGACGACTTCGACCTCCCCGGCCTGCTGTTCATCGACACGCCGGGACACCACTCGTTCAGCACCCTCCGCTCTCGAGGCGGGGCGCTGGCCGACATCGCCATCGTCGTCGTCGACGTCAACGACGGCTTCCAGCCGCAGACCGTCGAGGCCATCGACATCCTCAAGCGGACCGGGACGCCCTTCGTCGTCGCCGCGAACAAGATCGACACGACGCCGGGGTGGAACCCCCAGGAGGGTGCACCCATCCAGCAGACGTACGAGGCACAGTCCTCCCGCGCCCGGTCGATGCTGGACGAGAACCTCTACGAGATCATCGGCGACCTCTCGGACAACGGCTTCTCCGCCGACCTCTACTGGCGCGTCCAGAACTTCCAGAAGAACGTCGGCGTCGTGCCCTCCTCGGCGATGACCAAGGAGGGTATCCCCGACCTCCTCGCCGTCTTGATGGGGCTCTCTCAGCGGTACATGAAAGAGGAGATGCAGATCGACGTGACGGGCCCCGGCGCGGGCACGGTCCTCGAGGTGAAAGACGAGCGCGGCTTCGGGACCACGCTCGACGTCGTCCTCTACGACGGGACCGTCCGCGAGGGCGAGACCATCGTCGTCGGCGGGAAGAACGACCCCATCGTCACGGAGGTCCGGGCGCTCCTCCGTCCCCGACCGAACGCCGAAATCCGCACGGAGAAGCGGTTCGAGCGGGTCGACGAGGTCACTGCGGCCTCCGGGGTGAAGATCGCCGCACCCGACCTCGAAGACGCGATGGCGGGCGCACCGGTCCGCGTGGTCCGTGACCGGCCAGTCGACGAGGTCATTGCCGAGGTCAAGCGCGAACTCGCCGAGATCGAGGTCGAGACCGCCGAGGAGGGCGTCGTCGTGAAGGCAGACACCCTCGGCAGCCTGGAGGCGATGGCGAACGCGCTCGACGAGGCCGAGGTGCCCATCCTCCGCGCCGAGGTGGGCGACGTCGCCCCGCGGGACGTGGCCGTCGCGTCGACGGCGAACGAGGAGAAACACGAGGTCATCCTCGCGTTCAACGTCGACGTGCTGAACAACGCTCGGGAGGAACTGGACAAGACCGGGGTGAAGCTGTTCGACGACGACGTCATCTACCAACTCGTCGAGGAGTACGAGGAGTACGTCGACGAGATGCAGCGCGCCCAGCAGGAGAACGTCCTCGACAAGATCATCCGGCCGTGTCGGTTCAGAGTCCTCGAGGACCACGTCTTCCGGCAGTCCAATCCCGCGGTAGTCGGCGTCGAGGTGATGTCGGGCACCCTGAAGAACAACCAGTACGTCGTCAAGTGGGAGGGCAACGAGCCGACGCGCGTCGGCCAGCTGAACGGCATCCAAGAGCAGGGTGAGGACGTGAGCGAAGTCCGCGCCGGTAAGCGCGTGAGCGTCGCTATCGACGGGCCGACGGTCGGCCGACAGATCGACGAGGGTGACGAGCTCTGGGTGATGCTCCCCGAGAAACACGCGAAGATCCTCGAACAGGAGCTCTCCTCGGACATCCCGGCGGACGAACTCGAGGCGCTCCAGTCGTACCTCGACAAGCACCGCCGGCGCGACCCCTTCTGGGGCAAGTAA
- a CDS encoding ABC transporter permease, which translates to MVNEPSVGAGPSVLGTVWRRTTPRLLGATAAVTLVFFYVPVALVAYFSLAPTTQPTLPLEGVSLRWYRAVFADSRFVRGLATSVGIGVVAAIGGTALGTMAAHVIVRGRLPRWVRGAVALVVALPLFVPTIVVALGVGVFAGRVGLGFGFVPVLLGHLFWVLPFSTFLLASRFADLDAGLTEAARTLGADDWTAFRTVTLPLLAPALTASVLFCFALSFNEFLITYFLAGSGVTTMPLELFDNIRTARVSILNAASTLVLVVSAVVAFVASFLEPPTRAE; encoded by the coding sequence ATGGTGAACGAACCGTCGGTCGGGGCCGGTCCGTCCGTCCTGGGAACGGTGTGGCGACGGACTACTCCCCGACTCCTCGGTGCGACCGCGGCCGTGACGCTCGTGTTCTTCTACGTCCCCGTCGCACTCGTGGCGTACTTCTCGCTGGCGCCGACGACACAGCCGACGCTCCCTCTCGAGGGAGTGAGCCTCCGGTGGTACCGCGCGGTGTTCGCCGACAGCCGGTTCGTCCGGGGCCTGGCGACGAGCGTCGGCATCGGTGTCGTCGCCGCTATCGGCGGGACGGCGCTCGGAACGATGGCCGCCCACGTCATCGTCAGAGGGCGGCTCCCCCGGTGGGTGCGTGGCGCGGTCGCTCTCGTCGTCGCGCTCCCGCTCTTCGTCCCGACCATCGTCGTCGCGCTCGGCGTGGGTGTGTTCGCCGGTCGGGTCGGCCTCGGCTTCGGCTTCGTGCCGGTCCTCCTGGGGCATCTCTTCTGGGTGCTCCCGTTCAGTACGTTCTTGCTCGCATCACGGTTCGCCGACCTCGACGCGGGGCTGACGGAGGCGGCACGGACGCTCGGCGCGGACGACTGGACCGCGTTCCGGACAGTGACGCTGCCGCTCTTGGCTCCGGCACTGACCGCGTCGGTCCTCTTCTGTTTCGCGCTCTCGTTCAACGAGTTCCTCATCACCTACTTCCTCGCCGGGAGCGGCGTCACCACGATGCCGCTGGAACTGTTCGACAACATCCGCACCGCGCGGGTGTCTATCCTCAACGCCGCGAGCACGCTCGTCTTGGTCGTCAGCGCCGTCGTCGCGTTCGTCGCGTCGTTCCTGGAGCCGCCGACGCGCGCGGAGTGA
- a CDS encoding ABC transporter permease, with the protein MTRDGADAAGRRADGGTDVSGTTRTPPADRSGPAGEVDTGLARLRTVTTPRRRDALLAAAPVALAVGLGLLPLFVLFVESLSPWPTLANYAEVLDPLYVDILAQSLALGLAATAACLALAYPVTYWLAHRCPGRYRLPLLVSLVLPLWLNYVVLNYTWREILARGGVLNLVLLRLGVVSEPLSLLNTPVAVFVGFVYIYLPYVLLTMYVSMERFDERLVEAARTLGASAPRVVVDVVVPQTLAGAVASALVVYARIAGAFATPEILGGPGVQMIARIIADAFYETLDWPFAAAMAFVFLAVVAVGFGLGVLSPEVRRELKRW; encoded by the coding sequence GTGACCAGGGACGGAGCGGACGCGGCGGGTCGGCGCGCCGACGGTGGGACGGACGTGTCGGGGACCACCCGGACTCCTCCGGCGGACCGGTCGGGGCCGGCAGGCGAGGTCGATACGGGCCTGGCTCGACTCCGCACTGTGACGACGCCTCGTCGGCGAGACGCGCTCCTCGCGGCCGCTCCGGTCGCACTCGCGGTCGGACTGGGGCTCCTCCCGCTCTTCGTCCTCTTCGTCGAGAGCCTCTCGCCGTGGCCGACCCTCGCGAACTACGCCGAGGTCCTCGACCCGCTGTACGTCGACATCCTGGCACAGTCGCTCGCCCTCGGGCTGGCCGCGACCGCGGCGTGCCTCGCCCTCGCCTACCCGGTGACCTACTGGCTCGCCCACCGCTGTCCGGGTCGGTACCGCCTCCCGCTGCTCGTCTCTCTGGTGCTCCCGCTGTGGCTCAACTACGTCGTGCTCAACTACACCTGGCGGGAGATACTCGCCCGCGGCGGCGTGCTCAACCTCGTACTGCTTCGGCTGGGGGTCGTGAGCGAGCCGCTGTCGCTTCTCAACACCCCCGTCGCGGTGTTCGTCGGCTTCGTCTACATCTACCTGCCGTACGTCCTCCTGACGATGTACGTCTCGATGGAGCGATTCGACGAACGGCTCGTGGAGGCCGCCCGGACGCTCGGGGCGTCGGCCCCGCGCGTCGTCGTCGACGTCGTCGTCCCCCAGACGCTCGCCGGCGCGGTCGCGAGCGCGCTCGTCGTCTACGCCCGAATCGCCGGGGCGTTCGCCACACCCGAAATCCTGGGCGGCCCGGGGGTCCAGATGATCGCACGCATCATCGCCGACGCCTTCTACGAGACGCTCGACTGGCCGTTCGCCGCCGCGATGGCGTTCGTCTTCCTCGCGGTCGTCGCGGTCGGGTTCGGCCTCGGTGTGCTCTCCCCGGAGGTCAGACGGGAGCTGAAACGATGGTGA
- a CDS encoding ABC transporter ATP-binding protein — MTDGTPETEAVLESRGLTKVFGSETAVDDVSLSVAPGEFVALLGPSGCGKTTTLRMLAGLETPTEGRVLLDGGDVTARPANRRDVGLVFQDLVLFPHMSVGENVAYGLARAGVDRDERDSRVADMLDLVGLGGFGERDPTSLSGGQRQRVALARSLVTEPRVLLLDEPLSSLDRSLREELQTELTRIQREVGTTFLYVTHDQESAMTMADRVAVMNDGRLVETGAPERLYREPETAFVGRFFGDAAVVEAVVAGPDAVRLGGGVVPAAGVADAAPGDAVTVAVHPDDVSLATGNAPLSGTVRTTAYRGGHYEHAVDLADGVTLRAWTAETRPPEAAVGVTVERVRVVRDESNRPDVVERTA; from the coding sequence ATGACCGACGGGACGCCCGAGACCGAGGCGGTGCTCGAGTCGCGCGGCCTGACGAAGGTGTTCGGCTCCGAGACGGCGGTCGACGACGTCTCGCTGTCGGTCGCGCCCGGCGAGTTCGTCGCCCTCCTCGGCCCCTCCGGCTGCGGGAAGACGACGACGCTCCGGATGCTCGCGGGGCTGGAGACGCCAACCGAGGGACGCGTCCTTCTCGACGGGGGCGACGTGACGGCCCGCCCCGCGAACCGGCGGGACGTCGGCCTCGTCTTCCAGGACCTCGTGTTGTTCCCCCACATGAGCGTCGGCGAGAACGTCGCCTACGGGTTGGCCCGGGCGGGCGTCGACCGCGACGAGCGCGACAGTCGGGTGGCCGACATGCTCGACCTCGTCGGTCTCGGTGGGTTCGGCGAGCGTGACCCGACGTCGCTCAGCGGCGGGCAGCGCCAGCGGGTCGCCCTCGCCCGCTCGCTCGTCACAGAGCCGCGTGTCCTCCTCCTCGACGAACCGCTGTCGAGCTTGGACCGCAGCCTGCGCGAGGAACTGCAGACGGAGCTCACACGCATCCAGCGCGAGGTCGGCACGACGTTCCTCTACGTCACCCACGACCAAGAGAGCGCGATGACGATGGCCGACCGCGTGGCCGTGATGAACGATGGGCGGCTCGTCGAGACGGGCGCGCCGGAGCGACTCTATCGGGAGCCGGAGACGGCGTTCGTCGGACGGTTCTTCGGCGATGCGGCCGTCGTCGAGGCCGTGGTCGCGGGTCCGGACGCCGTCCGACTCGGCGGGGGTGTCGTGCCGGCGGCGGGAGTGGCCGACGCCGCCCCGGGCGACGCGGTGACGGTCGCCGTCCACCCCGACGACGTCTCGCTCGCGACCGGGAACGCGCCGCTCTCGGGGACGGTCCGAACGACCGCCTACCGCGGTGGTCACTACGAGCACGCCGTCGACCTCGCCGATGGTGTCACGCTCCGTGCGTGGACTGCCGAGACGCGTCCACCGGAAGCCGCCGTCGGCGTCACGGTCGAGCGGGTCCGAGTGGTCCGCGACGAGTCGAACCGACCCGACGTGGTCGAGAGGACAGCGTGA
- a CDS encoding ABC transporter substrate-binding protein, whose amino-acid sequence MSEDARTRRRFLRTAGAGVTVAAAGCLGGLTGGSSGGSLKLLDFAYVYPDGMLQRFEERHGVTVELQSTGSSARSLSLLRADRSDHDVVALGNYAVTPAIDEGLIQPVDLDQVPTYDSVFDFLKRDYFERDGQVYGVPRSFGQTPLVYNTEVLDEAPTSWRVLWDDRYEGRVGGRDDARLQFLYCRAANGLSPLNPTSAAEVDFDEMRDLLTRHVELSGGLWGSGGDSVSLLRNDQVAVEPAWNYVTYSLQQEGFPVERVYPEEGTKAWFLQLCVREGAQNADLAHTFINDWHEWMGYEALMEPSHIAVPNEQTFEDNDIPLAEYGLDDPNRFIYEDPKPQSLVEQYTKTWNEAKNRAG is encoded by the coding sequence ATGTCAGAGGACGCGCGGACACGACGGCGGTTTCTCCGCACGGCTGGGGCCGGGGTAACGGTCGCAGCAGCGGGTTGTCTCGGCGGACTCACGGGCGGGAGCAGCGGCGGGTCGCTCAAGCTGCTCGACTTCGCGTACGTCTATCCGGACGGGATGCTCCAGCGGTTTGAGGAGCGTCACGGTGTGACGGTCGAACTCCAGTCGACGGGGAGTTCGGCCCGCTCGCTCTCGTTGCTCCGGGCCGACCGCTCCGACCACGACGTCGTGGCGCTCGGGAACTACGCGGTCACGCCGGCGATAGACGAAGGGCTCATCCAGCCCGTCGACCTCGACCAGGTCCCGACGTACGACTCGGTGTTCGACTTCCTGAAGCGGGACTACTTCGAGCGGGACGGGCAGGTGTACGGCGTCCCCCGGAGCTTCGGGCAGACGCCGCTCGTCTACAACACCGAGGTACTCGACGAGGCGCCGACCTCCTGGCGTGTGCTCTGGGACGACCGGTACGAGGGGCGCGTCGGCGGCCGCGACGACGCCCGGCTACAGTTCCTCTACTGTCGGGCGGCGAACGGCCTCTCGCCGCTGAACCCCACGAGCGCCGCCGAGGTCGACTTCGACGAGATGCGTGACCTCCTCACCCGACACGTCGAGCTGTCGGGCGGGCTCTGGGGCAGCGGCGGTGACTCCGTCTCCCTGCTTCGGAACGATCAGGTGGCTGTCGAGCCGGCGTGGAACTACGTCACCTACTCGCTCCAGCAGGAGGGGTTCCCCGTCGAGCGTGTCTATCCCGAGGAGGGCACGAAGGCGTGGTTCCTCCAGCTGTGTGTCCGCGAGGGGGCACAGAACGCCGACCTTGCACACACGTTCATCAACGACTGGCACGAGTGGATGGGGTACGAGGCGCTGATGGAGCCCTCCCACATCGCGGTGCCAAACGAGCAGACCTTCGAGGACAACGACATCCCGCTCGCCGAGTACGGTCTCGACGACCCGAACCGGTTCATCTACGAGGACCCGAAGCCGCAGTCGCTCGTCGAACAGTACACGAAGACGTGGAACGAAGCGAAGAACCGCGCCGGATGA
- a CDS encoding PRC-barrel domain-containing protein, producing the protein MVLAENLSGKAVMGSDGAELGTLYNITMDLKTGKLHDLLVEPNLEVSSDYELDDENLLHVPVGNVQAVKDYIVVSQ; encoded by the coding sequence ATGGTACTCGCGGAGAACCTCTCGGGCAAGGCCGTCATGGGTTCGGATGGGGCCGAACTCGGGACGCTGTACAACATCACGATGGATCTGAAGACCGGCAAACTGCACGACCTCCTGGTCGAACCGAACCTCGAGGTGTCGAGCGACTACGAACTGGACGACGAGAACCTGTTGCACGTCCCCGTCGGGAACGTGCAGGCGGTCAAAGACTACATCGTCGTCTCCCAGTAA